Proteins from one Mesoplodon densirostris isolate mMesDen1 chromosome 1, mMesDen1 primary haplotype, whole genome shotgun sequence genomic window:
- the TLX1 gene encoding T-cell leukemia homeobox protein 1, producing MEHLGPHHLHPGHAEPISFGIDQILNSPDQGSCMGPSSRLQDGEYGLGCLVGGAYPYGGGGPAAGAGAGGAGAYGAGGPSGPGGPAGGGGGGACSMGPLAGSYNVNMALAGGPGPGGGGGGGGGAGALSAAGVIRVPAHRPLAGAVAHPQPLATGLPTVPSVPAVPGVNNLTGLTFPWMESNRRYTKDRFTGHPYQNRTPPKKKKPRTSFTRLQICELEKRFHRQKYLASAERSALAKALKMTDAQVKTWFQNRRTKWRRQTAEEREAERQQANRILLQLQQEAFQKSLAQPLPADPLCVHNSSLFALQNLQPWSDDSTKITSVTSVASACE from the exons ATGGAGCACCTGGGTCCGCACCATCTCCACCCGGGCCATGCGGAGCCCATCAGCTTTGGCATCGACCAGATCCTCAACAGCCCGGACCAGGGCAGCTGCATGGGGCCCTCCTCTCGCCTCCAGGACGGAGAATACGGCCTTGGCTGTTTGGTTGGAGGCGCCTACCCTTACGGCGGCGGGGGCCCCGCGgccggggcgggggccgggggcgCGGGGGCCTATGGCGCTGGAGGCCCGAGCGGCCCCGGTGgcccggcgggcggcggcggcggcggcgcctgcAGCATGGGCCCGCTGGCCGGCTCCTACAACGTGAACATGGCCTTGGCGGGCGGCCCCgggcccggcggcggcggcggcggcggcggtggggcGGGGGCGCTGAGCGCTGCGGGGGTGATACGAGTGCCCGCTCACAGGCCGCTAGCTGGAGCGGTGGCCCACCCTCAACCTCTGGCTACCGGTTTGCCCACCGTGCCCTCCGTGCCTGCCGTGCCGGGCGTCAACAACCTTACCGGTCTCACCTTTCCCTGGATGGAGAGTAACCGCAGATACACAAAGGACAGGTTCACAG GTCACCCCTATCAGAATCGGACGCCCCCCAAGAAGAAGAAGCCGCGCACGTCCTTCACGCGCCTGCAGATCTGCGAGCTAGAGAAGCGCTTCCACCGCCAGAAGTACCTGGCCTCGGCCGAGCGCTCCGCCCTGGCCAAGGCGCTCAAAATGACCGACGCGCAAGTCAAAACCTGGTTCCAGAACCGGCGGACAAAGTGGAG GCGGCAGACCGCGGAGGAGCGTGAGGCCGAGAGGCAGCAGGCGAACCGCATCCTCCTGCAGCTGCAGCAAGAGGCCTTCCAGAAGAGCCTGGCGCAGCCGCTGCCCGCCGACCCGCTCTGCGTGCACAACTCCTCGCTCTTCGCCCTGCAGAACCTGCAGCCGTGGTCTGATGACTCGACCAAGATCACCAGCGTCACGTCCGTGGCGTCGGCCTGCGAGTGA